The sequence TCGGAGGACTGTAGATTCCTTTTCACCTTCAGCAATAAGAATTGCAGAGCGTTTTTCACCCTCGGCGCGTAAGATTGACTCACGACGCTCACGTTCAGCACGCATTTGTTTCTCCATTGCTTCTTGAATATCACGTGGTGGAATAATATTTTTAACTTCAACACGTTGAACTCGAATCCCCCATGGATCCGTTGCCTCATCTAAGATAGCTCGCATCTTGGAGTTGATAATGTCACGTGACGTTAAAGTTTGGTCTAACTCTAAATCCCCGATAATATTACGTAGCGTTGTTGCTGTAAGATTTTCGATTGCATTGATCGGGTTATGAATTCCATATGTATACAATACTGGATCTGTAATTTGGAAATATACAACCGTATCAATTTGCATTGTAACGTTATCTTTAGTGATAACCGGTTGTGGTGCAAAATCTTGAACACGTTCCTTAAGTGAAACCTTATTCGCAACACGGTCAACAAACGGAAGAATTAAATGCATTCCCTTATCAAGTGTATGACTGTAGGC is a genomic window of Erysipelothrix amsterdamensis containing:
- a CDS encoding SPFH domain-containing protein, with translation MPGIILFLVILALVLIIIGYCIRVIPQSNAYVVERLGAYSHTLDKGMHLILPFVDRVANKVSLKERVQDFAPQPVITKDNVTMQIDTVVYFQITDPVLYTYGIHNPINAIENLTATTLRNIIGDLELDQTLTSRDIINSKMRAILDEATDPWGIRVQRVEVKNIIPPRDIQEAMEKQMRAERERRESILRAEGEKRSAILIAEGEKESTVLRAQAHKEAMITEAEGEAQAMERVFDAQSKGALLLSTIDPNSAYLKLKSFEAFEKAANGQATKIIVPSDLQNLASVLASGKEIIK